Proteins from a single region of Struthio camelus isolate bStrCam1 chromosome W, bStrCam1.hap1, whole genome shotgun sequence:
- the LOC104139701 gene encoding N-alpha-acetyltransferase 35, NatC auxiliary subunit-like: MVMKALVEDGDSGWELSIPDKMKKSNTSWIDITQDFEEPCRELKLGELLRDKLFGLFEDISTIEMMGPKMDAGMIGNQVNRKVINFEQAIKDGTIKIKDLALPKLIGIMDTCWFFCVITWLEGHSLAQTVFTCLYIHNPDFIENPAMKAFALGILKICDIAREKVNKAAVFEEEVFQSMIYGFKMANSVTVLRVTGMLKDVEDDC, translated from the exons ATGGTTATGAAAGCTTTGGTAGAAGATGGTGATTCAGGATGGGAACTCAGTATACCTGACAAGATGAAAAAGAGTAATACAAGCTGGATAGATATAACTCAGGATTTTGAAGAGCCTTGTAGAG AACTGAAATTAGGAGAACTCCTTCGTGACAAGCT TTTTGGCCTTTTTGAAGACATCTCTACAATTGAAATGATGGGTCCCAAGATGGATGCTGGTATGATTGGAAACCAAGTTAATAGAAAGGTTATTAACTTTGAGCAAGCTATCAAG GATGGGACCATTAAAATAAAGGATCTGGCTTTACCTAAGTTGATAGGAATAATGGATACATGTT ggtttttctgtgtg atAACATGGTTAGAGGGGCATTCCTTGGCACAGACGGTATTCACTTGCCTTTATATTCATAATCCAGACTTCATAGAAAATCCTGCTATGAAGGCTTTTGCTCTGGGTATCCTAAAAATCTGTGATATTGCCAGAGAAAAAGTTAACAAAGCAGCTGTTTTTGAGGAG gaagtCTTTCAGTCGATGATTTATGGATTTAAAATGGCTAACAGCGTGACAGTTCTTAGAGTTACAG GTATGCTAAAAGATGTGGAAGATgactgttag